The proteins below are encoded in one region of Fervidicoccaceae archaeon:
- a CDS encoding transcriptional regulator, with protein MSRDRVIGFSLIAVSVLVVFFYIYALFTEYALIVLKLTAAVAVAGVFGILAWIGYTLATTPPPKPVEEIEKEIEQELKKLDAEEKTSS; from the coding sequence ATGTCGCGCGATCGCGTTATCGGCTTCTCCCTCATCGCGGTGAGCGTTCTCGTCGTGTTCTTCTACATCTACGCGCTGTTCACTGAATATGCCTTGATCGTGCTCAAGCTCACGGCGGCGGTGGCGGTCGCCGGCGTCTTCGGGATACTGGCCTGGATAGGCTACACGCTCGCCACGACGCCCCCGCCTAAGCCCGTAGAGGAGATAGAGAAGGAGATAGAACAGGAGCTCAAAAAGCTGGATGCAGAAGAGAAGACCTCCTCGTGA